The following proteins are co-located in the Rippkaea orientalis PCC 8801 genome:
- a CDS encoding YdeI/OmpD-associated family protein — MKNTRLKSTKNPEQIAIKTRSELRQWLEIHHSQKQGVWLITYKKTHEYYLPYDDIVEECLCFGWIDSLPRKLDEQRTMLYISPRKQGSNWSKANKNRVIKLEELGLIHQAGLTKIDQAKIDGSWSFLDDVEALIIPDDLKLLLSENKIAQKNFEDFPPSSKRGILEWIKNAKRPETRAKRIRETVQKAEQGIKANY; from the coding sequence ATGAAAAATACTAGGCTAAAATCAACTAAAAATCCTGAACAAATTGCAATAAAAACCCGTAGTGAGTTGAGACAATGGCTTGAAATTCATCACAGTCAAAAGCAAGGTGTTTGGTTAATTACTTACAAAAAAACTCACGAATATTATCTACCTTATGATGATATCGTCGAAGAATGTCTGTGTTTTGGATGGATAGATAGTTTGCCAAGAAAACTTGATGAACAGCGAACAATGCTCTATATTTCTCCTCGTAAACAAGGTAGTAACTGGTCAAAAGCTAATAAAAATCGTGTCATAAAATTAGAAGAATTAGGATTAATTCACCAAGCAGGATTAACTAAAATTGACCAAGCAAAAATCGATGGTTCATGGTCTTTTTTAGATGATGTTGAAGCACTTATAATACCTGATGATCTGAAGCTACTTTTGTCAGAAAATAAGATTGCTCAAAAGAATTTTGAGGACTTTCCTCCTTCCTCAAAACGAGGGATTTTAGAATGGATAAAAAATGCCAAGCGTCCTGAAACCAGAGCAAAACGTATCCGAGAGACGGTTCAAAAAGCAGAACAAGGCATTAAAGCAAATTACTAA
- a CDS encoding CPBP family intramembrane glutamic endopeptidase: MFLSQVDSWLSLFVTLPGTVKGFLLLVLWVILWLPLAWLMAKRVQWRPFTPLTPTQKLPMVASLYLVVPLLVWLLVTLEGTSVSDYGLWWRSVFLTSLLWGMGLAIVGLGIVFGVEGWLGWLVWQKQNLPRLGRLLLPLLGLGLWVGITEEVIFRGILLNLLEEDLALWIAAALSSAIFALLHLVWERQETLPQIPGLWLMGMVLVWARLVDGESLGLASGLHAGWVWGLASLDAAELITYTGKGSDWIIGWGKQPLAGLAGIICLLGTGLILWPLFQLIPKQYL, translated from the coding sequence ATGTTTTTGTCTCAAGTAGATTCCTGGCTAAGTCTTTTCGTTACTCTCCCGGGAACGGTTAAGGGATTTCTTCTATTAGTCCTGTGGGTAATACTCTGGCTGCCCTTAGCTTGGCTTATGGCAAAAAGAGTTCAATGGCGACCATTTACCCCCTTGACTCCAACCCAAAAGTTACCGATGGTAGCCTCTCTTTACCTAGTTGTTCCCCTTTTGGTGTGGCTGTTGGTCACGCTGGAGGGGACTTCTGTGTCTGACTATGGCTTATGGTGGCGATCGGTTTTTCTAACATCGCTTCTATGGGGTATGGGATTAGCCATAGTAGGGTTAGGAATTGTCTTTGGGGTTGAGGGATGGTTAGGTTGGTTAGTCTGGCAAAAGCAAAATTTACCCCGTTTAGGGAGACTTTTACTACCGTTGTTGGGGTTAGGACTTTGGGTCGGAATCACAGAAGAAGTGATTTTTCGGGGAATTTTGCTCAATTTACTCGAAGAAGACTTGGCTTTGTGGATAGCGGCAGCCCTTTCTAGCGCAATTTTCGCTCTGTTACACTTAGTGTGGGAAAGACAAGAAACCTTACCCCAAATACCCGGATTATGGTTAATGGGGATGGTCTTAGTCTGGGCTCGGTTAGTCGATGGAGAAAGTTTAGGATTAGCCTCGGGACTCCATGCTGGTTGGGTTTGGGGGTTAGCGTCCCTCGATGCTGCGGAATTAATTACTTATACTGGTAAAGGGTCAGATTGGATTATCGGTTGGGGAAAACAACCCTTAGCCGGACTTGCTGGCATTATCTGTTTATTAGGGACGGGACTAATATTATGGCCGTTATTTCAGCTTATTCCAAAGCAATATCTTTGA
- the dacB gene encoding D-alanyl-D-alanine carboxypeptidase/D-alanyl-D-alanine endopeptidase — MTKQLLAINPTDVNSKTTQNFDNSQVCSADVAELINDIITQDKFKRSRWGILVQTLESGDMLYALEKDKYFLPASNVKLLTTAAALFKFGSEFRFKTPIYISGNFPHLKTLRLVGKGDPSLTTEKLQNLAKLLKLRGVTQIDHLIIEAENIDESGINPTWEWEDVHYNYATAVNDLILNENSVTLTLVPQKIGEPLKLEWSDPIAAEQWQVNHQAITGKKGTPYSIAIETKLGQPILNIKGELAIDSEPDQFGLAVVNPNAYFLETLKTILIREGIGVNSATINQLKKDSNDDKKMTELESENLDKLVTKVNQDSHNLFAESLLKLLANDRMNKSNLEGLNETLTQLGVNPISYQLKDGSGLSRQNLVTPEALVSTLRLMAKTPDAKTYQQSLAIGGVNGTLKNRFQGTPIQGIVQAKTGTLLGTSTLSGYLQPPNYPELVFSIMVNQSEVSLPELRQGIDDIIILLSQLKKC; from the coding sequence TTGACTAAACAACTCCTCGCAATTAATCCGACTGATGTTAACTCGAAAACAACTCAAAATTTTGATAATTCTCAAGTTTGTTCAGCCGATGTAGCTGAGTTAATTAATGATATTATTACTCAGGATAAATTTAAGCGATCGCGGTGGGGTATTCTCGTTCAAACCTTGGAGTCAGGAGATATGTTATATGCGTTAGAAAAAGATAAATATTTTCTCCCCGCTTCTAATGTAAAATTGCTGACAACAGCAGCAGCATTATTTAAGTTTGGTTCGGAATTTCGGTTTAAAACGCCGATTTATATAAGCGGAAATTTTCCCCATTTGAAAACTTTACGACTGGTGGGAAAAGGTGATCCGAGTTTAACAACTGAAAAGTTACAAAACTTAGCTAAACTGTTAAAGCTTCGGGGAGTCACTCAGATCGATCATTTGATTATTGAAGCAGAAAATATCGATGAGTCTGGAATTAATCCTACTTGGGAATGGGAAGATGTTCACTATAATTATGCAACAGCAGTTAATGATTTAATTCTCAATGAAAATTCAGTTACTTTAACGTTAGTTCCCCAAAAGATCGGAGAACCATTAAAATTAGAATGGTCTGATCCCATTGCAGCAGAACAATGGCAAGTTAACCATCAGGCAATAACAGGAAAAAAAGGGACACCTTATTCGATAGCCATAGAAACGAAATTAGGGCAACCTATTTTAAACATCAAAGGAGAATTAGCCATTGATTCTGAACCCGATCAATTCGGGTTAGCGGTTGTTAATCCTAATGCTTACTTTTTAGAAACGTTAAAAACTATTTTAATCCGAGAAGGTATTGGGGTTAATTCGGCAACAATTAATCAATTAAAAAAAGATTCTAATGATGACAAAAAAATGACTGAACTTGAATCTGAAAACCTAGATAAATTAGTAACAAAAGTCAATCAAGATAGTCATAATTTATTTGCTGAAAGTTTATTAAAATTATTGGCTAATGATAGGATGAATAAATCTAACTTAGAAGGGTTAAACGAGACTTTAACTCAATTAGGAGTTAACCCAATTTCCTATCAGTTAAAAGACGGTTCAGGATTATCTCGTCAAAATTTAGTCACTCCAGAAGCATTAGTCAGTACCTTGAGATTAATGGCTAAAACACCAGACGCGAAAACCTACCAACAATCTTTAGCGATAGGAGGAGTTAATGGAACCCTAAAAAATCGTTTTCAAGGAACACCTATTCAGGGAATAGTACAAGCAAAAACAGGAACTCTTCTAGGAACTTCTACCCTATCTGGTTATTTACAACCCCCTAATTATCCTGAATTAGTCTTTAGTATTATGGTTAATCAATCCGAGGTTTCCTTACCCGAATTAAGACAAGGAATTGATGATATTATTATCTTACTTAGCCAACTAAAAAAATGTTAG
- the gorA gene encoding glutathione-disulfide reductase, which translates to MSYDFDLFVIGGGSGGIATARRAAEYGAKVGLAEMGRLGGTCVNRGCIPKKLMVYTSHFPSLFQESEGYGWSPVKSTLNWTKMITAVQAEVERLNGIYQGMLDRSKVQLYSAYGKLIDPHTVEVGDTKVTADKILIAVGGYPVKPDIPGKEHLVISDAMFELPEQPKRVVVWGGGYIGVEFACIMQGLGSEVIQIIRQDKILRGFDEDIRSTIQEGMEKHGIRILNNCSISAVEKTSDGLKISLAGENCEEMILADTVGLAATGRIPNLSNLGLENTAIEVKNGAIVVDEHSRTAEPNIYAVGDCTDRINLTPVAINEGRAFADTEFGGKPRIMSHQNVPSAVFSYPEAATVGLTEEEAKQQYGEDKIKVYRSKFRPMYYVLPNKEEKTLMKLIVHQESDKVLGAHMVGDHAAEIIQGVAIAVKMGATKADFDATVGIHPSSAEEFVTMR; encoded by the coding sequence ATGAGTTATGATTTCGATCTATTTGTGATTGGTGGGGGTTCAGGGGGTATTGCCACCGCCAGACGTGCTGCCGAATATGGCGCGAAAGTCGGATTAGCCGAAATGGGTCGTTTAGGCGGAACTTGCGTTAATCGAGGCTGTATTCCCAAAAAACTGATGGTCTATACCTCCCATTTTCCCAGTCTCTTCCAAGAGTCCGAAGGCTATGGCTGGAGTCCCGTAAAAAGTACCCTGAACTGGACAAAAATGATCACCGCCGTTCAGGCTGAAGTGGAACGTCTTAACGGCATCTACCAAGGGATGTTAGATCGTTCTAAAGTCCAACTCTACTCCGCCTATGGGAAGTTAATTGACCCCCATACCGTTGAAGTAGGAGACACCAAAGTCACCGCCGATAAAATTTTAATTGCCGTGGGGGGTTATCCCGTTAAACCCGATATCCCAGGAAAAGAACATTTAGTCATCTCTGATGCCATGTTTGAACTGCCGGAACAACCCAAACGAGTCGTTGTTTGGGGAGGAGGTTATATTGGGGTAGAATTTGCTTGTATTATGCAGGGACTGGGCTCAGAAGTTATCCAAATTATTCGCCAGGATAAGATATTACGAGGGTTTGATGAAGATATTCGCTCCACCATTCAAGAAGGAATGGAAAAGCATGGTATTCGTATTCTCAATAATTGTTCTATTTCAGCAGTAGAAAAGACCTCTGATGGCTTAAAAATATCCTTAGCAGGAGAGAATTGTGAGGAGATGATCCTAGCTGATACCGTTGGGTTAGCGGCAACGGGACGCATTCCCAATTTAAGCAATTTAGGTCTAGAAAATACCGCCATAGAAGTCAAGAATGGAGCTATTGTGGTGGATGAACACAGTCGAACGGCTGAACCGAATATTTATGCCGTCGGAGACTGTACTGATCGCATTAATTTAACCCCCGTTGCTATTAATGAAGGACGTGCCTTTGCTGATACCGAATTTGGGGGAAAACCACGCATCATGAGTCATCAAAATGTTCCCTCTGCGGTGTTTAGTTATCCCGAAGCAGCCACCGTCGGATTAACCGAAGAGGAAGCAAAACAACAGTATGGCGAGGACAAAATTAAAGTCTACCGTAGCAAATTCCGTCCGATGTATTATGTGTTGCCGAACAAAGAAGAAAAGACCTTAATGAAATTAATTGTTCATCAAGAAAGCGATAAAGTTTTAGGGGCTCACATGGTGGGAGATCACGCTGCTGAAATTATTCAAGGAGTAGCGATCGCGGTGAAAATGGGAGCAACTAAAGCCGATTTTGATGCTACGGTTGGTATTCATCCGAGTTCTGCCGAAGAGTTTGTCACCATGCGGTAA
- a CDS encoding AbrB family transcriptional regulator, with protein sequence MSDAPNPTPLTGKALLGKVKELSHLPRRETAKKCGYYSVTKDGQTRVNLTDFYDAVLAAKGVPLEPGTAKDGRGREPTYRVSVHKNGQIVIGSTYTEEMGLKPGDEFEIKLGYKHIHLKQIGEEDEVSKGEAA encoded by the coding sequence ATGAGTGACGCACCTAATCCTACTCCTTTAACGGGGAAAGCCTTGCTTGGAAAAGTTAAAGAGCTATCCCACTTACCCCGGCGAGAAACGGCCAAAAAATGTGGCTATTACTCAGTAACCAAAGACGGACAGACCCGTGTCAATTTAACCGACTTTTACGATGCAGTCCTTGCAGCAAAAGGGGTTCCCCTTGAACCAGGAACTGCTAAAGATGGCCGCGGCCGGGAACCTACCTACCGGGTTAGTGTTCACAAAAACGGTCAAATTGTCATCGGTTCAACCTATACCGAGGAAATGGGTTTGAAACCTGGAGATGAGTTTGAAATTAAACTCGGTTACAAACACATTCATCTCAAACAGATCGGAGAAGAAGACGAGGTTTCTAAAGGCGAGGCTGCATAA
- a CDS encoding MGH1-like glycoside hydrolase domain-containing protein, with protein MSAEQKRLQSVRNGFVWKKWGPYLSERQWGTVREDYSDNGDAWNYFSHDQARSRAYRWGEDGLGGISDDHQILCFALALWNGQDPILKERLFGLTNSEGNHGEDVKEYYFYLDSTPTHSYMKYLYKYPQREYPYGDLINTNRQRNRHEPEYELLDTGIFNDDRYFDVFVEYAKDNPEDIFIKISVYNRGPEAANLDVLPTIWFRNTWSWSDGGSKPIVQKVGDRVIQTHHTDPLFQEYLTDYYLYCDRTVPLLFTENETNNAHLFGTPNPSHYVKDGINNYIVNGHHDAVNPHQSGTKACAHYHLTVAAGATEVIYLRLTKTAPSATSDPFATVETIFKTRLEEADAFYDTITPLSIKTDSDRVNVMRQALAGMLWTKQYFYYDVDKWLEEHNINPLLGSEQRNRIRNGEWFHMYSDDIISMPDKWEYPWFAAWDLAFHMLPLSSVDSDFAKEQLDLMLRNDYLHPNGQIPAYEWNFGDVNPPVHAYATMQIYLMDKARNFGQGDLNFLKYAFSKLLVNFTWWVNRKDSDGNNAFEGGFLGLDNIGVFDRSSPLPTGGCLEQADGTAWMVFFSQQMLRIAVELAIHDPLYEEFVSKFFEHTMWIAGAMDRIGENQDEMWDEQDGFFYDLLRLPNGDAMRLKVRSLVGLLPLAAVAIFNEDDIVKLPNFYKRAQAFWSRHGDLVENIHIPDQQGAGGRYMLSLFTEDKLRRVLARMLDEKEFFSPYGIRSLSRYHADHPFVFHHNGEEFRVDYVPGDSNTGMFGGNSNWRGPVWMPVNMLFVAALRRLYAFYGDEFKVECPTGSGKYMNLFQVSQELAERLTRLFLTDGNGKRPVYGTAEKFQSDPHWKDLILFYEYFNGDTGAGIGASHQTGWTGGIATIIQAYGILTDEVVKELFSSSDVELEAMKRYLQKIKQ; from the coding sequence ATGAGTGCTGAACAAAAACGTCTCCAGTCGGTTCGTAATGGGTTTGTGTGGAAAAAATGGGGGCCTTATTTGAGTGAAAGACAATGGGGAACAGTCAGGGAAGATTATAGCGATAATGGGGATGCCTGGAATTATTTTTCTCACGATCAAGCGCGATCGCGTGCCTACCGTTGGGGAGAAGATGGACTAGGGGGAATTAGTGATGATCATCAAATTCTGTGTTTTGCCTTAGCCTTATGGAATGGCCAAGATCCTATCCTCAAAGAACGATTATTTGGGTTAACCAATAGTGAAGGCAATCACGGGGAAGATGTCAAAGAATATTACTTTTATCTTGACAGTACCCCCACCCATTCCTACATGAAATATTTGTATAAGTATCCCCAAAGAGAGTATCCCTATGGAGATTTAATCAACACCAACCGTCAACGCAATCGTCATGAACCCGAATACGAATTACTCGATACAGGAATTTTTAACGACGATCGTTATTTTGATGTCTTTGTCGAATACGCGAAGGATAATCCCGAAGATATTTTCATTAAAATTAGTGTTTATAATCGAGGTCCAGAGGCAGCTAACCTTGATGTCTTACCTACTATATGGTTCCGTAATACTTGGTCTTGGTCTGATGGGGGATCAAAACCCATTGTGCAGAAAGTGGGGGATAGGGTCATTCAAACCCATCATACTGACCCCCTATTCCAAGAATACCTGACAGACTATTATTTATACTGCGATCGCACTGTTCCTCTGTTATTCACCGAAAACGAAACCAATAACGCCCATCTTTTTGGAACACCCAATCCGAGTCACTACGTCAAAGATGGCATTAATAACTACATCGTTAATGGACATCACGACGCAGTTAATCCCCATCAAAGCGGAACCAAAGCTTGTGCCCATTATCACCTAACCGTAGCCGCCGGAGCAACCGAGGTCATTTACTTGCGTCTGACCAAAACAGCCCCTAGTGCTACCAGTGACCCCTTTGCTACGGTTGAAACGATTTTTAAGACCCGTTTAGAAGAAGCTGATGCCTTTTATGATACGATAACTCCCCTGTCTATCAAAACCGATAGCGATCGCGTCAATGTTATGCGTCAAGCGTTAGCCGGGATGCTTTGGACGAAACAATATTTCTACTACGATGTCGATAAATGGCTCGAAGAACACAATATTAACCCGTTATTGGGTTCAGAGCAACGGAACCGCATTCGCAACGGGGAATGGTTCCATATGTACAGTGATGACATTATTTCCATGCCGGATAAATGGGAATATCCCTGGTTTGCTGCGTGGGATCTGGCTTTCCATATGTTGCCGTTGTCCAGCGTTGACTCAGACTTTGCTAAAGAACAGCTAGACTTGATGTTACGCAACGACTATTTACACCCTAATGGTCAAATTCCAGCTTATGAATGGAATTTTGGGGATGTTAACCCCCCCGTTCATGCCTATGCCACCATGCAAATTTATTTAATGGACAAGGCACGGAATTTTGGACAAGGGGATCTCAACTTTCTCAAGTATGCCTTTTCAAAATTGCTAGTTAACTTTACCTGGTGGGTTAACCGCAAAGATAGCGACGGTAACAACGCCTTTGAAGGGGGCTTTTTAGGACTCGATAATATTGGAGTCTTTGATCGCAGTTCTCCCTTACCCACCGGAGGCTGTTTAGAACAGGCTGACGGAACAGCCTGGATGGTCTTTTTTAGCCAACAGATGTTACGCATTGCGGTGGAATTAGCTATCCATGACCCCCTCTATGAAGAGTTTGTCAGTAAGTTCTTTGAGCATACCATGTGGATCGCCGGAGCGATGGATCGCATTGGGGAAAACCAAGATGAAATGTGGGACGAACAAGACGGGTTTTTCTATGATCTGCTGCGTTTACCGAATGGGGATGCTATGCGCTTAAAAGTGCGATCGCTTGTTGGACTCTTACCCTTAGCGGCGGTTGCCATTTTTAATGAGGATGATATTGTCAAATTACCTAACTTTTATAAGCGGGCTCAAGCTTTTTGGAGTCGTCATGGTGATTTAGTGGAGAATATCCACATTCCTGATCAACAAGGGGCAGGAGGTCGCTATATGCTATCTTTGTTTACTGAGGATAAGTTGCGTCGGGTATTGGCACGGATGCTTGATGAAAAGGAGTTTTTCAGTCCCTATGGCATTCGTTCTCTGTCTCGCTATCATGCGGATCATCCCTTTGTCTTTCACCATAACGGGGAAGAATTTCGGGTGGATTATGTCCCTGGTGATTCTAATACGGGAATGTTTGGGGGTAACTCTAACTGGCGTGGACCGGTGTGGATGCCTGTTAATATGTTATTTGTGGCAGCCCTACGGCGACTCTATGCTTTTTATGGTGATGAGTTCAAGGTAGAATGTCCCACGGGATCAGGCAAGTATATGAACTTATTCCAAGTGTCTCAGGAACTCGCTGAACGGCTGACCCGCCTCTTTTTGACAGATGGCAATGGCAAGCGTCCAGTTTATGGCACTGCCGAAAAATTCCAAAGCGATCCCCACTGGAAAGATTTGATCCTCTTTTACGAGTATTTTAATGGAGATACTGGGGCAGGTATTGGCGCAAGTCACCAAACGGGTTGGACGGGTGGAATTGCGACGATTATCCAAGCTTACGGTATTTTGACTGATGAAGTCGTCAAAGAACTCTTCTCTAGTTCGGATGTGGAACTTGAAGCCATGAAGAGATATCTTCAGAAAATCAAGCAATAA
- a CDS encoding DUF445 domain-containing protein: MSIIHLTTLNFSLLWTIALPPIAGTIIGYFTNDIAIKMLFRPYKAVYIGERRLPFTPGLIPRNQERLAKKISDTIMGSLLTPEELQNLARRLLQTERVQAAILWLLNLAIQQVKDDKNQKTAKILADILRDLFSESLPRLLKALARREDFLEQQINQIFDQVLLDFRLTDAQARQFADWLLETVVPPDVLRRTLIDFLTDRNIQVIDEGFREKTSGTYWVVANLFGLSNTLVRLRSFCLEEQELANTRLKEILLSLEVRSRLREWLQSLCLQNLPVSTVRQLRKTTRETVRSYIQESGADFLQNLGETVDWEQISILIMNRLQTSAALTTSLETISQELALILERYLEEDLEKIVAQAIPILSIDQVIINRVNATSPENLEMAIQGIVKSELQAIVNIGGVLGFLVGVFQSILLIFR; the protein is encoded by the coding sequence ATGTCGATTATTCACCTGACTACCTTAAATTTTTCATTGCTTTGGACGATCGCTCTTCCTCCGATTGCAGGAACCATTATTGGCTATTTTACCAACGATATTGCCATAAAAATGTTGTTTCGTCCCTATAAAGCGGTTTATATTGGCGAACGTCGTCTACCCTTCACTCCTGGGTTAATTCCGCGTAACCAGGAACGCTTAGCCAAGAAAATCTCAGATACGATTATGGGGTCGTTATTAACCCCTGAAGAATTACAAAATTTAGCCCGACGCTTACTACAAACTGAACGGGTACAAGCAGCCATTCTTTGGTTATTAAATTTGGCTATTCAACAGGTAAAAGACGATAAAAATCAAAAAACAGCCAAAATTCTGGCAGATATTCTACGAGATTTATTTAGTGAATCTTTACCCCGACTATTGAAGGCGTTAGCGCGTCGGGAAGATTTCCTAGAACAGCAAATTAATCAAATTTTTGACCAAGTATTATTAGATTTTCGTCTGACGGATGCTCAAGCGCGACAATTTGCGGACTGGTTGTTAGAAACAGTGGTTCCTCCTGATGTGTTGCGACGGACGTTAATTGATTTTTTAACAGACCGAAATATTCAAGTGATTGATGAAGGGTTTCGGGAAAAAACCAGTGGAACCTATTGGGTAGTCGCCAATTTATTTGGACTAAGTAATACTTTAGTTCGGTTACGGAGTTTTTGTCTGGAAGAACAGGAATTAGCCAATACTCGCTTAAAAGAAATCTTACTTTCTTTAGAAGTGCGGAGTCGCTTAAGAGAATGGTTACAGAGTCTTTGCTTACAAAATTTACCCGTTTCTACGGTACGACAATTACGCAAAACCACTAGAGAAACTGTGCGTAGTTATATTCAAGAAAGTGGGGCGGATTTTCTTCAGAATTTAGGAGAAACGGTTGACTGGGAGCAAATTTCTATCTTAATTATGAATCGTTTGCAAACCTCAGCAGCATTAACCACATCCTTAGAAACCATTAGTCAAGAACTTGCGTTAATTCTAGAGAGATATTTAGAAGAAGATTTAGAGAAAATTGTCGCTCAAGCGATTCCGATTTTATCGATTGATCAGGTTATTATTAATCGGGTTAATGCAACTTCTCCTGAAAACTTAGAAATGGCTATTCAAGGAATTGTTAAAAGCGAGTTGCAAGCTATTGTTAATATTGGGGGAGTTTTAGGGTTTTTAGTTGGCGTATTTCAAAGTATTTTACTTATCTTTAGATAA